A genome region from Brassica oleracea var. oleracea cultivar TO1000 chromosome C2, BOL, whole genome shotgun sequence includes the following:
- the LOC106323784 gene encoding uncharacterized protein LOC106323784, with protein sequence MSSTAANPQFLDHYENPYYLHSSDHAGLVLVSDRLSSGAEFHSWKHSIRMALNVRNKLGFIDGTIPKPPDNHRDAGSWSRCNDMVATWIMNYVSKKIAHSLIYMSTAKSIWKNLLVRFKQDDAPRVYEIEQRLGTIQQGSMDVTTYYTELVTLWEEYKNFIDLHVCTCGRCECNAAALWEKLQEHSRVMKFLMGLNESYDASRRQILMIKPISSLEDFFNMITQDERQKSIKPAVKSDAVIFQTMGSASESVSIDTPVLAVAQHGYHPKQRPLCTYCGQYGHIIQKCFKIHGYPPGHRFHGQAPRGYSSQSLTPRGQQSQSGFPRSHSQNQTPSNTVANVTNAPMMGSSIPSSQSLDVNRMSQDQVQYILHQLQASVRPHESSVQNQHATITEHGHMAAQSSSGILLSFSSNLRFENNTLTFNHQCLSSLYNALPSGSWIIDSEAMTHVCSDLARFSGLSTVTGVTVSLPNGHKEAISHIGSIIVSPTITLHNVLYVPSFHFNLNSVHCLLVDNNSSAHFYVDHCLIQESTQGLMIGRWSIFNNLYVLDTYVSASPPICAYVLDDGHLWHQRLGHPLLAKLLHVPDCVSTAVFLINRTPSRLLDKKTPYEKLMHKQPDYSSLRSFGCLCYVSTLDKDCHKFTPRADSCVFSVTHLVIKVTRF encoded by the exons ATGAGTTCCACTGCTGCGAATCCTCAATTCTTGGACCATTACGAAAATCCCTACTATCTCCACAGTTCCGATCATGCTGGACTGGTTCTCGTCTCCGATCGCCTCTCTTCCGGTGCGGAGTTTCATTCTTGGAAGCACTCGATTCGTATGGCCTTGAATGTTCGCAATAAGCTTGGTTTCATCGATGGTACGATTCCTAAACCTCCTGATAACCATCGTGATGCTGGATCTTGGTCTCGGTGCAATGATATGGTTGCGACTTGGATTATGAATTATGTTTCTAAGAAGATAGCTCATAGTCTTATTTATATGTCAACTGCTAAATCGATCTGGAAGAATTTATTGGTACGATTCAAGCAGGATGATGCTCCACGTGTGTACGAAATTGAACAACGTTTAGGGACTATCCAACAAGGTTCTATGGATGTAACAACCTACTATACTGAGCTCGTCACACTGTGGGAAGAGTACAAGAACTTCATAGACCTTCATGTTTGTACATGTGGAAGATGTGAGTGTAATGCTGCTGCTTTGTGGGAGAAATTGCAGGAACATAGTCGGGTGATGAAGTTCTTGATGGGGCTTAATGAGTCTTATGATGCTAGCCGACGTCAGATCTTGATGATCAAACCCATCTCGTCTCTTGAAGATTTTTTTAATATGATCACTCAAGATGAGAGGCAGAAGAGTATCAAACCAGCTGTGAAGAGTGATGCTGTGATTTTTCAAACAATGGGTTCTGCTTCAGAGTCTGTCTCTATCGACACTCCGGTTCTTGCTGTTGCTCAACATGGTTATCACCCTAAGCAGCGACCTTTGTGCACTTACTGTGGCCAGTATGGTCATATTATTCAGAAGTGTTTCAAGATTCATGGATATCCTCCGGGGCATCGCTTTCATGGTCAAGCTCCAAGAGGATATTCTTCCCAATCATTGACTCCACGAGGACAGCAAAGTCAGAGTGGCTTCCCTCGTTCTCACAGTCAGAACCAAACTCCGTCTAACACGGTTGCTAATGTCACCAATGCGCCAATGATGGGTTCTTCTATTCCATCATCTCAGAGTTTGGATGTTAATCGTATGAGTCAAGACCAAGTCCAGTACATTCTTCACCAACTTCAAGCTTCTGTTCGTCCTCATGAGTCTTCAGTTCAAAATCAGCATGCTACTATCACAGAACATGGTCACATGGCTGCTCAATCATCTTCTGGGATACTTCTTTCTTTTTCCTCTAACCTTCGTTTTGAAAACAATACTCTTACCTTCAACCATCAATGCCTTTCCTCCCTTTATAATGCTCTGCCTAGTGGTTCTTGGATTATTGACAGTGAGGCTATGACGCATGTCTGTTCTGATCTTGCGCGTTTCAGTGGGCTTTCTACTGTCACTGGTGTCACAGTGTCTCTCCCGAATGGTCACAAAGAGGCAATTAGTCATATAGGAAGCATCATTGTTTCACCAACTATTACATTGCATAATGTGCTTTATGTGCCATCTTTTCATTTCAACCTCAACAGTGTGCATTGCTTACTTGTTGATAATAATTCCTCTGCTCACTTTTATGTTGATCATTGTTTGATTCAGGAATCTACCCAGGGATTGATGATTGGTAGATGGTCTATTTTCAACAATCTTTACGTCCTAGATACATATGTTTCTGCATCTCCTCCTATATGTGCTTATGTGTTGGATGATGGTCATCTTTGGCATCAACGTCTTGGGCATCCTTTACTGGCAAAATTGCTTCATGTTCCGG ATTGTGTTTCTACAGCCGTGTTTCTTATCAATAGAACACCTTCTCGTCTTCTTGATAAGAAAACTCCATATGAGAAACTGATGCATAAACAACCTGACTATTCATCTCTACGCTCTTTTGGTTGTCTATGTTACGTGTCTACTTTAGATAAAGATTGTCATAAGTTCACACCTAGAGCTGATTCTTGTGTTTTCTCGGTTACTCATCTGGTTATAAAGGTTACAAGGTTTTGA
- the LOC106323783 gene encoding gibberellin-regulated protein 1-like, producing MTYSFRVKAISKAFIASLLIYLLVLQLVAADMEISNKKNGYGSKIDCGSACIARCRLSSRPNLCHRACGTCCARCNCVPPGTYGNYDKCKCYASLTTHDGRRKCP from the exons ATGACATATAGTTTT AGAGTTAAGGCAATTTCAAAAGCTTTTATTGCTTCTCTTCTCATATATCTTCTTGTTCTCCAACTCGTCGCGGCAGACATG GAAATCTCAAACAAAAAGAACGGTTACGGCAGTAAGATTG ATTGCGGAAGTGCGTGTATAGCACGGTGCAGGCTCTCAAGTAGACCAAACCTTTGTCACAGAGCGTGCGGGACTTGCTGCGCCAGGTGCAACTGCGTGCCACCAGGCACGTACGGAAACTACGACAAGTGCAAGTGCTACGCCAGCCTCACCACCCACGATGGTCGCCGCAAATGCCCTTAA